The nucleotide window AACTCGCCCAGAGTGAAGGCGTCTTTGTAGATCAGAGTGGAGAGGGTGTCGGTCGCGTGCCCCGGTCCGCCGCCGGTCAGCGCGTAGACCTGGTCGAAGAGTTTGATGCCGCCGATGATCGACAGCATGAGATTGATGGTGAAGGCCGGTGCCAGCAACGGGCGGGTCACCGACCAGAAGCGCCGTACGGGGCCGGCTCCGTCGATGGCCGCGGCCTCGTGGATCTCCCTGGGCACGGACTGGAGTCCGGCCAGGAAGATGACCATGGAGTAGCCGGCGAACTGCCACACGATCACTCCGACGATCGCCCAGAGCGCGAGATCGGGATCCCCGAGCCAGTCCTGCTCCCAGCCGTTCAGTCCGATCGCGCCCAGCATGCTGTTGACCGCGCCGTCGGGTCCGAGCAGGTTGCGCCAAAGGTAGGCGGTCACGATCGGGGTGATCACGGCCGGGGCGAACAGGAACACCCGCAGCATGTTGCGGGACTTGATGGCCGAGTTGACGCCCAGGGCCAGGACCAGCCCCACCGCGTTCTGAATCACGGTGATCGCGACGGCGATCAGCAGCGTGTGCCAGAGGGCCTGCGTCGCGTCGGCATCGCGCAGCATGTCGGAGAAGTTGTCCAGGCCGACGAAGGAGAAGTGGGGATCGAGGCCGTCCCAGTCGGTGAAGGCGTAGTAGACACCGCGGGCGCTCGGCACCAGGACCACGAAGGCGAACAGCAGC belongs to Streptomyces graminofaciens and includes:
- a CDS encoding carbohydrate ABC transporter permease, which codes for MTLAPHEQLKGHDRPLDAKRVPRIRQARTTPPWWFALPALLLFAFVVLVPSARGVYYAFTDWDGLDPHFSFVGLDNFSDMLRDADATQALWHTLLIAVAITVIQNAVGLVLALGVNSAIKSRNMLRVFLFAPAVITPIVTAYLWRNLLGPDGAVNSMLGAIGLNGWEQDWLGDPDLALWAIVGVIVWQFAGYSMVIFLAGLQSVPREIHEAAAIDGAGPVRRFWSVTRPLLAPAFTINLMLSIIGGIKLFDQVYALTGGGPGHATDTLSTLIYKDAFTLGEFGYSIALAVVLTIIVAVVSTGQYLMLSRNERATS